A window of Methylomonas sp. 11b genomic DNA:
AATAGTCCAGCAAGCGCTTGATACGCATTGGTTCGTGCCGTTCGACGATCACTCCGACGTAAGTCAACACGCTGCAAACCGCAAAAGCAGCCAGGGAAAACGAGTAGCTGGAGCTGGGAATAAAGCCGCCCAAATACACGATCAAAAACAGCGTAAAACCCAGCCAGGCCCAGGGTAAATTTCGCAACCCCAAGTCTTGTGCCACCAAGCGATAGCTGCCCATTACGCACCAGAATAAGGCGAAAAATAGGCTTATTTGGTGCAAAGTCTGCGAGTTAACCGTCAGGCTATACCAGGAATTACTTTGAAAATTACCGGACAAATAATTTGCCGTATCGGTTAAATCGGACAGTGACGGCATAAAAACGATGAAACCCACCAATACCAAAATTAGTATCGACCCGGTTTTAAGTTGACCGCGTTGCACTGCCAGTAAACCCAGCAATAGACCGGTGCTTTGCACCAATAATGCGGTGCCAATAGCGTAAAAAAACAGCAAGGGTAGGGCGGCCGGATTGTCGGTGGCTAGCGCATGAACCAATAAACAGATGCCGGCGCAATACCAGGCCATGCTGGTGCTACCCAGCAGTTTGCCCCAGGTCATTTGCCAGGGGCCGAGGGCGGACAAGCGTTGCGTGTCCCAGGTACGGTCACGGTACTCCTCGACGATGCTGTCCAGGCTTTGCCGGGTGCCCCATAGCAGCGTAATCAGCATGAATAGCGTCAGTGCGGCTTGCGCGGTTATGTTGCCTAGCCGATAGTCATCTAGGAAATAGGTTAAGGTAAACACCGCGCCCAACACCACAGGCGCGCCGACCAGCCGGGCTTGCGAGCATTCCAAAATCAGCTGGCGTTCAAATTCGGGATTCAGATTCATACGATTTGGCGGATGGTTTGCAAATAAGCGTCTTGCAGATTATTGGTGGCCGGAGCGAATTCGCAGACCGGTAAATCCAGCGAGATGAGGGCTTTTAATACCCGGTGTTGTTGCGCGGCGTCGGCGTCAATTTGCAATAAGGCTTGTTGTTTATTGTCACTATTTATCACCTTAATACCTGGCAGGGATTGCAGGAGCGGAAGTAGGTTTTCTACCGGATTTGCCAGAAGCAATTTAAACGGTTTGAACAAGGACGGTGCTTTTACCGCGACTTGCTCCACGATCCGACCCTGGCGTAGCACCAGCATGTCGGTGCAGTAAGCTTCCAGTTCGGCGAGGATATGGGAGGACACCAACAGT
This region includes:
- a CDS encoding ABC transporter permease: MNLNPEFERQLILECSQARLVGAPVVLGAVFTLTYFLDDYRLGNITAQAALTLFMLITLLWGTRQSLDSIVEEYRDRTWDTQRLSALGPWQMTWGKLLGSTSMAWYCAGICLLVHALATDNPAALPLLFFYAIGTALLVQSTGLLLGLLAVQRGQLKTGSILILVLVGFIVFMPSLSDLTDTANYLSGNFQSNSWYSLTVNSQTLHQISLFFALFWCVMGSYRLVAQDLGLRNLPWAWLGFTLFLIVYLGGFIPSSSYSFSLAAFAVCSVLTYVGVIVERHEPMRIKRLLDYYRQANWRRVGEELPLSALSFALSLPFAIFLSFQEQRFAWLDISLHAYPLAIALLVLRDCAIYLFFCYGKNPQRAFSLSLLSAALLYGILPGLFAAIGMTGVSALFFPLWADTAFSALACAALQCALILSLLLQRWRQNI